One window of the Thermoplasmatales archaeon genome contains the following:
- a CDS encoding Lrp/AsnC family transcriptional regulator, whose protein sequence is MLDEKDRKIIEILEENARTPYTKIAKELGLSEGAIRKRVDNLEKEGVIKKYIAVVDPKKVGYNSIALLGVDIEPTKLFEIANEIAKINEAKNVSISTGDHMIMAEIWAKDGKKLSEILTRIGKIEGVKRLCPAIILEKIKEV, encoded by the coding sequence ATGTTAGATGAAAAAGATAGGAAAATAATTGAAATTCTTGAAGAGAATGCAAGAACTCCTTATACAAAAATTGCAAAAGAGCTTGGACTAAGCGAAGGAGCGATAAGAAAAAGAGTTGATAATCTAGAAAAAGAGGGTGTAATAAAGAAATATATTGCAGTGGTTGACCCAAAAAAAGTTGGTTATAATAGCATTGCTCTTCTAGGCGTAGATATAGAGCCGACAAAACTTTTTGAAATAGCAAATGAAATAGCAAAAATTAATGAAGCAAAAAATGTAAGTATATCAACAGGCGACCACATGATTATGGCAGAGATATGGGCAAAAGATGGGAAAAAACTTTCTGAAATACTGACAAGAATAGGAAAAATAGAAGGTGTGAAGAGGCTCTGTCCCGCAATAATACTTGAAAAAATCAAGGAGGTGTGA
- a CDS encoding peroxiredoxin, with protein sequence MENKIPLLGEKFPEMEVHTTQGKIKLPEFYRGKWFVLFSHPADFTPVCTTEFVAFQLRYEKFKEMNTELIGLSIDQVFSHMKWTEWIKENIKINKKPIEINFPIIADSSGDVAKRLGMISPFKGSNTVRAVFVVDNNGIVRTILYYPQELGRNIDEILRIVKGLQIIDKQKVALPANWPNNEIVGDKAIVPPPADEASAKERLKMAEEGKIECLDWWLCYKEVEK encoded by the coding sequence ATGGAAAATAAAATACCTCTATTAGGAGAAAAATTTCCAGAAATGGAAGTGCACACAACGCAAGGAAAAATAAAATTACCAGAGTTTTACAGGGGAAAATGGTTTGTTTTATTTAGCCATCCAGCGGATTTTACTCCAGTATGCACAACTGAATTTGTAGCATTTCAGCTTAGATATGAAAAATTCAAGGAAATGAACACCGAGCTAATAGGGCTTAGCATAGATCAGGTTTTTAGCCATATGAAATGGACAGAGTGGATAAAAGAAAACATAAAAATAAACAAAAAGCCAATTGAAATAAATTTTCCAATTATAGCGGACTCTTCCGGCGATGTTGCAAAAAGGCTGGGAATGATAAGCCCGTTTAAAGGTTCAAATACAGTGAGAGCAGTTTTCGTAGTCGATAATAATGGAATAGTAAGAACAATTCTTTATTATCCTCAGGAACTGGGGCGGAATATCGATGAAATTTTAAGGATAGTTAAAGGGTTGCAGATAATAGACAAGCAAAAAGTTGCATTGCCCGCCAACTGGCCAAACAATGAAATAGTGGGCGACAAAGCAATTGTGCCCCCGCCAGCGGACGAGGCTTCTGCAAAGGAAAGGCTCAAGATGGCTGAGGAAGGGAAAATAGAATGCCTTGACTGGTGGCTTTGCTATAAGGAAGTGGAGAAATGA
- a CDS encoding ferritin, whose translation MIPERVLKMLNNQINAEFYSAYLYLSMSNYYEGMNLKGFAKWMKIQAKEELGHAMKIYEYVIERGEKVKLMKIESPPSEWSSPLNAFEEAYAHEVKITKMINNIYAVAMEEKDFATVSMLKWFIDEQVEEEASTNEIVQKIKLAGEERLFLIDKELEKARGD comes from the coding sequence ATGATTCCTGAGAGAGTTTTAAAAATGCTTAATAATCAGATAAATGCGGAGTTTTATTCCGCCTATCTTTACCTTTCAATGTCAAACTATTATGAAGGAATGAATCTCAAAGGATTTGCTAAATGGATGAAAATTCAAGCGAAGGAAGAGCTCGGGCATGCAATGAAGATATATGAATATGTTATTGAAAGAGGAGAAAAAGTTAAGCTCATGAAAATAGAAAGCCCGCCCTCTGAATGGAGCTCGCCTTTAAATGCTTTTGAAGAAGCATATGCTCATGAAGTAAAAATAACGAAAATGATAAACAATATTTATGCGGTAGCGATGGAAGAAAAAGATTTTGCAACTGTTTCAATGCTTAAATGGTTTATAGATGAACAGGTTGAAGAAGAGGCATCCACAAATGAAATTGTTCAGAAAATAAAGCTGGCGGGAGAAGAAAGATTGTTTTTAATTGATAAAGAATTGGAAAAAGCCAGAGGTGATTAA
- a CDS encoding desulfoferrodoxin, with protein sequence MANRYEVYKCEICGNVVEILHGGKGQLVCCGQPMKRMEAKKEEQGYEKHLPVIEKVGNEILVKVGGVPHPMEEKHFIEMIEIITKDGKIIRKYLNPGDKPEAKFPMMEIKEAREYCNIHGLWAKGI encoded by the coding sequence ATGGCGAATAGATATGAAGTATATAAATGTGAGATATGTGGAAATGTTGTTGAAATTTTGCACGGAGGAAAAGGACAGCTTGTGTGCTGTGGGCAACCTATGAAGCGGATGGAAGCAAAGAAAGAAGAACAAGGATATGAAAAGCATCTTCCAGTTATAGAAAAAGTTGGAAATGAAATTCTTGTTAAGGTTGGGGGCGTTCCACATCCAATGGAAGAGAAGCACTTTATAGAGATGATAGAAATAATTACAAAAGATGGGAAAATAATCAGGAAATATCTTAATCCAGGAGATAAACCAGAAGCAAAATTCCCGATGATGGAGATAAAGGAAGCAAGAGAATATTGCAATATCCATGGGCTATGGGCAAAGGGGATTTAA
- a CDS encoding antibiotic biosynthesis monooxygenase, which translates to MEIIVDVRTREEYIKEHIKGAINIPLHDLHHSIDFLKGKEISLYCDSGRRASSAKELLAREGIDAKVIKPEEIKKYRKEKGSIICALNYVFIREGKEDEFEKNAFELCKEVELPGFLGGKLLKASGISSAGSSLKGDLSNEKIKPSKYIMITYWESKKAHEDAHKTDLFVKAFEKMKDYVAMIPYEEFYEILR; encoded by the coding sequence ATGGAGATAATAGTTGATGTTAGAACAAGAGAGGAGTATATAAAAGAGCACATAAAGGGGGCAATAAACATACCCCTTCATGATTTACATCATTCCATCGATTTTTTAAAAGGCAAAGAAATATCGCTGTATTGCGACAGCGGGCGCAGGGCCAGCTCAGCAAAAGAGTTGTTGGCCAGAGAAGGAATTGATGCAAAAGTAATAAAGCCAGAGGAAATTAAAAAATATAGGAAAGAAAAAGGAAGTATAATATGTGCTTTGAATTATGTTTTCATAAGAGAAGGGAAAGAGGATGAATTTGAAAAAAATGCTTTTGAACTATGCAAAGAGGTGGAGTTGCCTGGCTTTCTTGGAGGTAAGTTGCTAAAAGCTAGTGGCATTTCTTCTGCTGGAAGCTCTCTAAAAGGAGATTTGAGCAATGAAAAGATTAAACCCTCAAAATATATAATGATAACTTATTGGGAAAGCAAAAAAGCTCATGAAGATGCACATAAAACAGATTTGTTTGTTAAGGCATTTGAAAAAATGAAAGATTATGTTGCGATGATTCCATATGAGGAATTTTATGAAATATTGAGGTGA
- a CDS encoding rubrerythrin family protein, with the protein MKKMTEKALSDAFAGESMAHMKYLIFSEIAEEEGNKDIARLFRAIAFAEKVHAKNHLKSLGIIGKTSQNIENAINGERYEVEEMYPVYYETANLQNEESAKTSFRYALEAEKIHVELYKKAKNGGIEGEIYICPICGYTHVGKPPEKCPICKAGKDKFKKF; encoded by the coding sequence ATGAAGAAGATGACTGAAAAAGCTTTAAGTGATGCTTTTGCGGGAGAATCAATGGCTCATATGAAATATTTGATATTCAGCGAGATAGCGGAAGAAGAAGGAAACAAAGATATAGCTCGCCTTTTCAGAGCAATTGCATTTGCGGAAAAAGTTCATGCAAAAAATCATTTAAAAAGCTTGGGGATTATAGGAAAAACATCTCAAAATATTGAAAATGCTATAAATGGAGAGAGATATGAAGTAGAGGAAATGTATCCGGTATATTATGAAACAGCAAATTTGCAAAATGAAGAAAGCGCAAAAACTTCCTTTAGATATGCTCTCGAAGCGGAGAAAATCCATGTTGAACTTTATAAAAAAGCAAAAAATGGTGGTATAGAAGGCGAAATATATATATGCCCCATTTGTGGTTATACTCATGTTGGCAAGCCACCAGAAAAGTGCCCGATTTGTAAGGCGGGCAAGGATAAATTTAAAAAATTTTAG
- a CDS encoding rubredoxin, translating to MKKYKCMICGYIYDPEEGDIENGIPPGTLFEDLPADWACPICGASKEDFEEI from the coding sequence ATGAAAAAATATAAATGCATGATATGTGGCTATATATATGATCCAGAAGAAGGCGACATAGAAAACGGCATCCCGCCAGGCACCCTCTTTGAAGATTTGCCTGCGGATTGGGCGTGCCCGATCTGCGGGGCGAGCAAGGAAGATTTTGAAGAAATATGA
- a CDS encoding FprA family A-type flavoprotein — protein MIEEIKKDIYFVGAIDWHRRLFDELIPLPDGTTYNSYLIKDEKIVLIDTVDPSKERELVENLNELVGRVDYIVANHAEQDHSGAIPAILSIYKEAKVLTNEKCKEFLKDLLLIPDERFITVEDGQEISIGKRKLKFLLTPWVHWPETMLTYAKEDKILFTCDLFGSHLATSNIFSKDEKLYSSAKRYYAEIMMPFRNKIKEYISKIEKMEIDIIAPSHGPIYKEKDFILNAYKEWVSDKVRKEVVIAYVSMHGSVEKAVSYLIDELVKRKIEVRPFNLSKTDIGELAISLVDCSTLIVASPTVLGGLHPLVLYALYLASLLRPKLKFVSFIGSYSWGSNALAQLNEIIGKMKVEVIEPLIMKGHPKEKDFERIREMAEEIEKRHSKL, from the coding sequence ATGATCGAGGAAATAAAAAAAGATATATACTTTGTTGGAGCGATTGACTGGCATCGAAGGCTATTTGATGAGCTAATACCTTTGCCTGATGGAACAACTTACAATTCTTATCTAATAAAAGATGAAAAAATTGTTCTAATTGATACAGTTGATCCTTCTAAGGAAAGAGAGCTTGTTGAAAATTTGAATGAATTGGTTGGCAGAGTAGATTATATTGTTGCAAATCATGCGGAACAGGATCATTCAGGGGCAATTCCTGCAATACTCTCCATTTATAAGGAAGCAAAGGTTTTAACAAACGAAAAATGCAAGGAGTTTCTGAAGGATTTATTGTTAATACCAGATGAAAGATTTATTACAGTTGAAGACGGGCAGGAAATATCTATAGGAAAAAGAAAATTGAAGTTTTTACTCACTCCATGGGTTCATTGGCCTGAAACAATGCTTACCTATGCAAAAGAAGACAAAATTCTTTTTACATGCGATTTATTTGGCTCACATCTGGCAACAAGCAACATTTTTTCAAAAGATGAAAAATTATATTCCTCAGCAAAAAGATATTATGCGGAAATAATGATGCCTTTTAGGAATAAAATAAAGGAATACATTTCAAAGATAGAAAAAATGGAAATCGATATAATTGCACCCAGTCATGGCCCGATATATAAAGAAAAGGATTTTATATTAAATGCTTACAAGGAGTGGGTATCGGATAAGGTTAGGAAGGAAGTTGTAATAGCATATGTTTCAATGCATGGGAGCGTCGAAAAAGCGGTTTCATATCTTATAGATGAACTGGTAAAAAGGAAAATAGAGGTCAGGCCGTTTAATCTTTCAAAAACAGATATAGGAGAGCTTGCAATTTCCCTTGTTGATTGCTCTACTTTAATAGTTGCATCTCCTACTGTGCTCGGGGGGCTCCATCCGCTGGTTCTGTATGCATTGTATCTTGCTTCATTGCTTCGCCCTAAACTAAAATTTGTCTCCTTTATTGGCTCCTATAGCTGGGGAAGTAATGCATTGGCACAATTAAATGAAATTATTGGAAAGATGAAAGTGGAAGTTATAGAGCCATTGATAATGAAAGGGCATCCCAAGGAAAAAGATTTTGAGAGAATAAGAGAAATGGCGGAGGAAATAGAGAAAAGGCATAGCAAATTATGA
- a CDS encoding pyridoxal phosphate-dependent aminotransferase, which produces MGLSNLVKEMINEPSPIRQIMKMASRQNIINMGLDPDEVISFGGGWVGHHSPELLREEYMEICQDRKKFHESGAYSPTLGLDECREAISKMEKELFGVKIEKENIIVGQSSTQLTHDLLISLLDKEDKILIFDPTYANYPGQIKMVNKETKIVRLKVLDEEEWEYKPDYELSEEFKEIYHKEKPKLIIFPSPDNPSSQVFGDSFVKTIIDICHENESYLIIDYAYKTQCFIKPPAYFSFSPSDYPELIAVHSNSKWGRGLGRRMGWVDANEEIIEGLERVQQCTILCPDTMHQMTFVSYIEKSIQDKSLKKYIEKIKNDYKKAAEVTINCIKEYLNMPCLVPQGGLYTLMKVNEDGEEFVKRILKKTGVLFIPGMGFGDTLRQAVRISYGPLVENLSLIEEGLKRVASCIR; this is translated from the coding sequence ATGGGTTTATCAAACCTTGTAAAAGAGATGATAAATGAGCCATCACCGATACGCCAAATAATGAAAATGGCCAGCAGACAGAACATTATAAATATGGGGCTTGATCCAGATGAAGTGATTTCTTTTGGAGGAGGATGGGTTGGGCATCATTCACCAGAATTGCTAAGAGAGGAATATATGGAAATATGTCAGGATAGAAAAAAGTTTCATGAATCTGGGGCATATAGCCCAACTCTCGGGTTGGATGAATGTAGGGAGGCAATTTCGAAAATGGAAAAAGAACTTTTCGGAGTTAAAATTGAAAAAGAAAATATTATTGTTGGACAATCTTCAACCCAGCTCACCCATGATTTATTAATCTCTCTTCTCGATAAGGAAGATAAAATTTTAATTTTTGACCCAACATATGCAAATTATCCAGGACAAATAAAGATGGTAAATAAAGAAACAAAGATAGTAAGGCTTAAAGTCCTTGATGAGGAAGAATGGGAGTATAAACCAGATTATGAATTATCTGAGGAATTTAAGGAAATATATCATAAGGAAAAGCCCAAGTTAATTATCTTTCCATCACCTGATAATCCATCTTCACAAGTTTTTGGTGATAGCTTTGTAAAAACAATAATAGATATATGCCATGAAAATGAATCTTACCTTATAATAGATTATGCCTACAAAACCCAATGCTTCATAAAGCCCCCCGCATATTTTTCTTTTAGCCCATCGGATTACCCTGAATTAATTGCAGTGCACAGCAACTCGAAATGGGGGCGTGGTCTGGGAAGGAGGATGGGGTGGGTTGATGCAAATGAGGAAATAATTGAAGGGTTGGAGAGAGTACAGCAATGCACTATATTATGCCCGGATACAATGCATCAAATGACCTTTGTTTCATATATTGAAAAATCAATTCAGGATAAGAGCTTAAAGAAATATATAGAGAAGATAAAAAACGATTACAAAAAGGCGGCTGAAGTAACCATCAATTGTATAAAAGAATATCTGAATATGCCCTGTCTGGTTCCTCAGGGAGGATTATATACCCTTATGAAAGTAAATGAAGATGGGGAAGAATTTGTAAAAAGAATTTTAAAGAAGACAGGTGTTCTTTTTATTCCTGGAATGGGCTTTGGAGATACTTTAAGGCAGGCGGTGAGAATAAGTTATGGCCCACTTGTCGAAAATCTGAGTTTGATAGAAGAAGGACTAAAAAGAGTTGCAAGCTGTATCAGGTAA
- a CDS encoding diphthine--ammonia ligase, protein MNVGCLISGGKDSLHAMYVAMNYGWNIKYLITIKAKDFSWMYHVENIDLTPFISKSVGIPLIFEKTSGNELDDLKRAIKKADVDGVVYGAIESEYQKTRIEKVAEDLDIKSFAPLWRKKQDDLLYDILDAGFSCMVVAVAAGGMDERFLGRIMDEKFIEEMKELNERYGVNISGEGGEYETLVVDCPIYKYRMKIIEAEIKSFGGKKVYEIKKIRLQKKYNHI, encoded by the coding sequence ATGAATGTAGGATGCCTTATAAGCGGGGGAAAAGATTCATTGCATGCAATGTATGTTGCTATGAATTATGGGTGGAATATAAAATATCTTATAACTATTAAAGCAAAAGATTTTTCATGGATGTACCATGTAGAAAATATAGATTTAACTCCTTTTATATCAAAATCAGTGGGAATTCCTCTTATTTTTGAAAAAACCTCTGGCAATGAGCTCGATGATTTAAAAAGGGCTATAAAAAAAGCAGATGTTGATGGAGTTGTATATGGAGCTATAGAGAGCGAGTACCAGAAAACAAGAATAGAAAAAGTTGCGGAAGATTTGGATATAAAATCCTTTGCCCCCTTATGGCGCAAGAAGCAGGATGACCTGCTTTATGATATCCTGGATGCTGGCTTTTCTTGCATGGTGGTGGCGGTTGCTGCGGGGGGGATGGATGAGAGATTTCTTGGAAGAATTATGGATGAAAAATTTATAGAAGAAATGAAAGAGTTAAACGAGAGGTATGGAGTAAATATAAGCGGTGAAGGAGGAGAATATGAGACGCTCGTTGTTGATTGTCCGATTTATAAGTATAGGATGAAAATAATTGAGGCGGAAATAAAATCTTTTGGGGGCAAAAAGGTGTATGAGATAAAAAAGATAAGATTACAAAAAAAATATAACCATATTTGA
- a CDS encoding HlyC/CorC family transporter codes for MLWWVLIILICILLALSSFFSAAEMAFVSVDRIRIRGEAIKNNKKAILLEKLLEKPEEVINSITICNNIVNVTASVIGGVISANFFGSIGIGLITALMTFSVIVFGEALPKAFGVNNYKFAIKIANYLYLIRKIFYPIAKILYSFSKIVLKLVKKDEEKSRVDEEEIKIMLDIGVKNGTIEKDEKKLIEEIFDFNDTKVKEICIPPEKMVCVSENETVESFLKKFLRTGYSRFPVYGKNKDDIIGMVHVKDAIYASSIDKNMKIRQIARNIIKVDPSMNADDILREMQRRKTHMAVIKSIDGRILGLVTMEDLIEEIFGDIKDEHDLG; via the coding sequence ATGTTATGGTGGGTCCTGATAATACTCATATGCATATTACTTGCACTATCTTCATTTTTTTCAGCCGCAGAAATGGCCTTTGTATCAGTTGATAGAATAAGGATAAGAGGCGAGGCAATTAAAAATAATAAGAAAGCTATCTTACTTGAAAAACTACTTGAAAAACCCGAAGAAGTCATAAATTCAATTACAATCTGCAATAATATTGTAAACGTAACCGCATCAGTTATTGGAGGGGTGATATCAGCAAATTTTTTTGGAAGCATTGGAATTGGTTTAATTACCGCATTGATGACATTTTCTGTAATAGTTTTTGGAGAAGCTTTACCAAAAGCATTTGGTGTTAATAACTACAAATTTGCAATCAAGATAGCAAATTATTTATACCTTATAAGAAAAATTTTTTATCCTATAGCAAAAATCCTCTACTCTTTTTCAAAAATTGTTTTAAAGTTAGTTAAAAAAGATGAAGAAAAATCAAGAGTTGATGAAGAAGAAATAAAAATAATGCTTGATATTGGTGTAAAAAATGGAACAATAGAAAAAGATGAAAAGAAATTAATAGAAGAAATCTTCGATTTTAATGATACAAAAGTTAAGGAAATATGCATACCTCCAGAGAAAATGGTGTGTGTTAGTGAAAATGAAACTGTGGAATCCTTTCTGAAAAAGTTTTTGAGGACAGGTTATTCCAGGTTTCCAGTATATGGAAAAAATAAAGATGATATAATAGGAATGGTTCATGTAAAGGACGCCATTTATGCTTCTTCAATTGATAAGAATATGAAAATTAGGCAAATAGCCAGAAATATAATTAAGGTGGATCCATCAATGAATGCGGATGATATTCTAAGAGAAATGCAGAGAAGAAAAACCCACATGGCGGTTATTAAATCAATTGATGGAAGAATTTTAGGGCTTGTGACAATGGAAGATCTTATAGAAGAGATATTTGGAGACATAAAAGATGAGCATGATTTAGGATGA
- the ligA gene encoding NAD-dependent DNA ligase LigA, which translates to MDKEEAIKRIEWLRKEINRHNYLYYVLNKPEISDEEYDKLMQELISLEQKYPDLITPDSPTQRVGAPPAEEFKTVAHVKPMLSLDTVNDVEEVISFDKRVKKEVGSENIEYVAEPKMDGLSVELIYENGRYIRGSTRGDGINGEDITENIRTIKAVPLLLRGEEIKPPSFLAVRGEVIMHIEDFEKFNKELIEKGEEPMANPRNAASGSLRRLDPRETAMRPLDIFFYEIMRADGIEIKTQWEALELLKKWGLKTNPHSIKCSIIEEAIKYHEEMNRKREELSYEIDGVVIKVNEIKYQTLLGEKTRSPRWAIAYKFPPRKEETQVMNIVVQVGRTGILTPVALLKPVDVKGVTVSRATLHNEDYVKQKDVRIGDWVRVGRAGDVIPEVMEVIKERRTGNEKIFSMPDKCPVCGSSVVRDGAYYRCTGGLSCISQLKRSIEHFASKRAMDIEGLGGKTVELLVDRGIIKRVSDIYKIKKEDLLNLPRFGDKSAENLIEGIEKSKEKDLARFIYALGIPNVGEHMAKLLAEKFKDIDTLMNAKEEDLMSVREIGPETASSIVNFFKEEKNRNEIEELKKCGIKMKYEETRGKLSGITFVFTGELKSFSREEAKEIVEKMGGGVASSVSKKVDYVVVGENPGSKYEKAKELGLKIINEEEFKKIIGEGS; encoded by the coding sequence ATGGATAAAGAAGAAGCAATTAAAAGAATCGAATGGCTCAGGAAAGAAATAAACAGGCATAATTACCTTTATTATGTTTTGAATAAGCCAGAAATATCTGATGAAGAATATGACAAATTAATGCAGGAGTTAATATCTCTCGAGCAAAAATATCCTGATTTAATAACACCAGACTCACCCACCCAGAGAGTTGGGGCACCTCCTGCTGAGGAGTTCAAGACTGTAGCTCATGTAAAGCCTATGCTCAGTTTGGATACTGTAAATGATGTTGAAGAAGTAATTTCTTTTGATAAAAGAGTAAAAAAGGAGGTGGGTAGCGAGAATATAGAATATGTTGCGGAGCCAAAAATGGATGGTTTGAGCGTCGAGCTAATATATGAAAACGGGAGATATATTCGGGGCTCTACAAGAGGAGATGGAATAAATGGGGAGGATATTACTGAGAATATAAGGACAATAAAAGCGGTGCCACTTTTGCTAAGGGGTGAGGAAATTAAACCACCATCTTTTCTCGCAGTGAGGGGAGAAGTAATAATGCATATTGAAGATTTTGAAAAATTTAATAAGGAATTAATTGAGAAAGGGGAAGAGCCAATGGCAAATCCAAGAAATGCAGCATCTGGTTCATTGAGAAGACTTGATCCTAGAGAAACCGCTATGCGTCCGCTTGATATATTCTTCTATGAAATAATGCGAGCGGATGGAATTGAGATAAAAACCCAATGGGAAGCGCTAGAATTGCTTAAAAAATGGGGTCTAAAAACAAATCCTCACTCAATAAAGTGTAGCATTATAGAAGAGGCAATAAAATATCACGAAGAAATGAATAGGAAGAGGGAAGAGTTGAGCTACGAAATAGATGGAGTGGTGATAAAAGTAAACGAAATTAAATATCAAACCCTTTTAGGAGAAAAAACTCGTTCCCCAAGATGGGCCATTGCCTATAAATTCCCACCCCGCAAGGAAGAAACGCAGGTGATGAATATAGTTGTTCAAGTTGGAAGAACAGGCATCCTCACGCCTGTTGCACTTCTTAAACCAGTTGATGTTAAAGGTGTTACTGTATCAAGGGCAACATTACATAATGAAGATTATGTAAAACAAAAGGATGTTAGAATAGGTGACTGGGTAAGAGTTGGGAGGGCGGGAGATGTCATACCTGAGGTAATGGAAGTGATAAAGGAAAGAAGAACGGGTAACGAAAAAATTTTTTCAATGCCAGATAAATGCCCGGTTTGTGGAAGCAGTGTTGTAAGAGATGGAGCATATTATAGATGTACAGGTGGTTTATCTTGCATATCCCAGCTAAAAAGGAGTATAGAGCATTTTGCTTCAAAAAGAGCGATGGATATTGAAGGACTTGGAGGAAAAACAGTTGAACTGCTAGTAGACAGGGGAATTATAAAAAGGGTCAGTGATATATACAAAATAAAGAAAGAAGATCTGTTAAATCTTCCCAGATTCGGAGATAAATCTGCAGAAAATTTAATAGAAGGAATAGAGAAAAGCAAGGAAAAGGACCTTGCTCGGTTTATTTATGCTTTAGGCATTCCTAATGTGGGAGAGCATATGGCAAAATTGCTTGCAGAGAAATTTAAAGATATTGATACTCTGATGAATGCAAAAGAAGAGGATTTGATGAGCGTGCGAGAAATAGGACCTGAAACAGCGAGCAGTATTGTAAATTTCTTTAAGGAGGAAAAGAATAGGAATGAAATAGAGGAATTGAAAAAATGCGGAATAAAAATGAAATATGAAGAAACAAGAGGAAAATTATCTGGAATAACATTTGTTTTCACAGGCGAGTTAAAGAGTTTTAGTAGAGAGGAGGCAAAAGAAATTGTTGAAAAAATGGGAGGAGGAGTTGCATCCTCTGTAAGCAAAAAAGTTGATTATGTTGTTGTGGGTGAAAACCCAGGTAGCAAATATGAAAAAGCAAAAGAACTTGGATTGAAAATAATAAATGAGGAGGAATTTAAGAAAATTATAGGGGAAGGGAGTTAA